The Mustelus asterias chromosome 18, sMusAst1.hap1.1, whole genome shotgun sequence genome has a window encoding:
- the LOC144507363 gene encoding sterile alpha motif domain-containing protein 15-like encodes MAKHPCSGECRCGCHPLVVPRSQCWSEREVGNWIQKLGFPQYKDCFISNRISGRKLIFVNCSTLPCIGITDFEHMKVICREIRKLLDTEEPVWSRSISKPRRDPMGLFLERKAPTGTKANELTLEEFLKEMDN; translated from the exons ATGGCCAAGCACCCGTGTTCAGGGGAGTGTCGGTGCGGCTGCCACCCCCTGGTGGTGCCCCGCAGTcagtgctggagtgagagggaggTGGGCAACTGGATCCAAAAGCTGGGCTTCCCCCAGtacaag GATTGTTTTATATCAAACAGAATCAGTGGCAGGAAACTCATTTTTGTCAACTGCTCTACCCTGCCTTGTATAGGAATCACAGACTTTGAACACATGAAG GTGATTTGCCGTGAGATTCGGAAACTGCTGGATACCGAGGAGCCAGTCTGGAGTCGGAGTATTTCCAAACCCCGCAGGGATCCCATGGGCCTGTTTCTGGAGCGCAAGGCTCCAACTGGAACCAAGGCTAATGAACTGACACTGGAAGAGTTCCTGAAGGAGATGGATAACTGA